From Streptomyces cyaneogriseus subsp. noncyanogenus, the proteins below share one genomic window:
- a CDS encoding non-ribosomal peptide synthetase has protein sequence MIREIDALIGEYRAGRLGDAEVAERLRLLRRSTQPRPEPPEHPVRAESPDRPDTPVDIHPLSESQRALWSLHRAYPDLGAYNVPLCLRVTDLDVPLFEQACRALVARHPVLTTVIHREGNTPHQSVDPAREPDFARVDLTGIADDAEALDVIRREGKRAFAMDATSPGEAQGLFRVRVFDRPGDRTIVLITVHHVIFDGTSATLLLDALFEAYEELAAGRRPAEHGTGRVAFHDFVGEERRTLTERSRSVLPYWRERLAAPLPVLELPAERPHTEVKDRFAGATHISRVPAELAARVRELAARRRVFTSSVLLTAYAATLTSYAGQSELVVGMPLNERRGDGLAGAMGLLVNMLPVRVAVPPASSFARLVARAQRDAADDMLHAHPFPALVRELAPDARLGRSLLFQTAFVHQDVLDGIAGPDRPYRLVEEVHQEGEYELSLEVWNGEEALTLYWTYQTELYARDFVEELADRFVRLLAAVCEEPETPLADILPRIAATASGGEPGARETAGPGAPAPARRADGTEPGGPELTDEARARQLAYWTRQLDGCDPHVSLPADRPRSTAGAYRGAREPLKVPLEVSRRLAEVAARHDTTLFTALLTTCALLLNRYTEQTDLTIGTTVPGGGTGTQVIRADLSGDPAFAALLGRTADVVRRARAHRDVPLAAVVDALGLRSGSGRSPAFQVAFDFREAPPGGRTEPVDASGTVPAAGPCDIALELRETADGPAGDLVYDAGLFDRETVRRFARNYGALLRAVVAAPDEPISRLDGLDEAEHHRVLHEWNTVPAAAPAPRCVHEWFEEVAAGAPDAVAVECEGRVVPYGELNARANRLARHLRGLGAGPEVPVALCLPRGEQLVVCVLAVLKAGAAYVPLDPASPAERLAFVLEDAAPGVVVTDGGLPEGLSAPSAPVVDLAADASRWAEMPSEDLPGAGVSPSNTAYVIYTSGSTGVPKGVAVEHRNVTRLFTSTADWFRFDEHDVWTLFHSFAFDFSVWEMWGALLHGGRLVLVPQAVTRDPHAFHRLLRASGVTVLNQTPSAFRQLIAAQGDDAAPHALRVVVFGGEALDVASLKPWMDRPVNRETALVNMYGITETTVHVTYRPLSPADAERPVSPIGARIPDLRTYVLDRYGRPAPIGAAGELYVGGAGVARGYVNRPELTARRFVDDPFCGEPGARMYRTGDLARWRADGSLEYLGRNDDQVKIRGFRIEPGEIEARLGEHPAVASCAVLAREDQPGEKQLVAYVVPDGRAPGTGTDGGPAQLREDLLRHLRRTLPAYMVPRALVTLDRLPLTGNGKLDRKALPAPGIDAYAARGYTAPGTPTERVLAAVWAGLTGLDEARIGTGDNFFELGGHSLLIATLIARLAEHGLHATVRDVFASPTLADLAARIDGGAPAAAGHEVPANLIPPGCARITPAMLPLAGLTQAEIDSVTAQVPGGAPNVQDVYPLVPSQEGILFHHLMDPGRDPYVIPLLFAVPDQRVCDDFVAALQALVDRHDAMRTAVVTEGLSQAVQVVLREVRLDVERRTLDPGEDAERQARAWLDEPGSMRLDQAPLVRLAIAADPHSERRFLLFRVHHLIEDATSLRLIFDELATHMAGRSERLAPPPAYRDFVGHTLHQLASNDAEAYFRAELADVTEPTTPFHLADVHGDGSRVHDVHRPLPAGLTRELREQAQRRRLSPATLFHAAWALVAAATSGRDDVVFGTVLSRRLQGVTGVERMLGNFINTLPLRVRLRDRSVKDLVSEVDAGLKGLIRHEQSALTLAQGCSGLDSEAALFSSLINYRYVEPRDGRDPAGLEDLGVTLLGWLDRTNYPVGVSVDDTGAALSLNAQVDTVLSPDAVLDQIETALSGLLAALAADDGAGTRALDIDVVPPAQRRRELTEWNDTARPAAHDRCLAELFEEQVRARPDATAVAYGDRRLTYAQTNARANRVAHYLREQGVGPDTLVGLCAERSPDLVIGLLGILKAGGAYVPIDPAYPRERIRAVRDGSGVRIVLGQSRLSEALLDGTGDGVPPLVVHLDTGERAADGTGPATQVLAGRPEDDLPPAETGLRPDHLAYAIFTSGSTGRPKGVLVEQRGVVRLVTNPDFFAADETDVVLHHSSIAFDAGSQEVLTPLLNGGLLVLHDGDAKDPARLLDTVERTGVTTMLLSAAFLPAFADAAAGRALSLRCLAVVGDTFSARDVRRLYAAHPGLTVVNGYGPTENSIASTYHVIPADIAEDTAVPIGRPVPRSTAYVLDRNLRPLPWGAVGELCVGGAGVARGYLDDPELTAERFVRDPFSEEPGARLYRTGDLARRLPDGTLEFRGRVDDQVKVRGYRVEPGEIETVLHAHPAVHSAVVTTRSLGGTQQLVAHVRPAAQWLDGVARQENRDRLRQWQDLFEDRYCTDGPDARDTGGAPAPAADDLDLAGWSSSYTGESIPADEMLEWIDGTVRRIHALRPRRLLEVGCGTGLLLFRYADACEAVHAVDLSASALTGVRRGVERRGWTHVTLAQGDARTFTVPEGTEKFDTVVVNSVVQYFPNRLYLEEVVERLLPFVAEGGRILFGDVRNLDLFSAHVCAVERSRLSAPAPAAALERQVRRRRRQETELLVSPTYFARLPERLSGIGAVDIAVKRGTGDNEMLGYRYDVVLTKGPAAPEAELPWLDAATADELRALLAEGRYRRFGVTGLTNPQIADDVRVSQGLAHWPAQRQVAPLTGGRRLSPEASQRVAELEAALRYAEELGYHVAVTWSQDRLDGLDLRFAQGEPPRALARAPYRASRMTNVPQIADTGRALTRTLKEYLSGRVPEYLVPHVFVALEELPLTPNGKVDKRALPAPEETDVHRESYLAPRNDLEHTLCRLAGDVLELERVGLQDTFLDLGGHSLLATRLTMRVKQETGLELSLQTLLSGATLGELARELESAAPAPASGAVPLLPGTDPGTEAPLALQQSELWFLAPAGHPGPSYDNVQVAHRIIGRLDRDAYARAYGVLVERHAILRTGYVRHPDATVTQRVHDAAGFTVAFEKAAGERAVTEWLRAERARPFRPEDRYMLRVHLLTLSEYEHIAVVTRPWGIFDGTSAGVLMAELDALYRALSEGSEPSLPAPSLQYADFARWQHRAVDDAARERQRAYWRSRLAGLPACVSLDTDYRRPAVKSYRGSSVGLRVPLEVLDLLRGFGRERGGTLYMTLLSAFAALLGAYTRDRDLAIGSPVTNRPRPELESLVGYFVNLLVMRLETADDQRFDDLLAQTARVTAAAHEHKDVPFADIVAELVPEPDPAHSPLFQIMFNLVPAAGPAAPDGGLGSGLASVPVPVDTEVAKFDLHLALRETPTGLEGRLEYSTDLFARTTAEAMAAAYERLLLKIVTLPGASLEQLRRAAVDGAPGRTD, from the coding sequence GTGATACGCGAGATCGACGCCCTCATCGGGGAGTACCGGGCGGGCCGTCTCGGCGACGCCGAGGTCGCCGAGCGGCTGCGCCTGCTGCGGCGGAGCACGCAGCCCCGTCCGGAGCCTCCGGAACATCCGGTACGCGCGGAGAGCCCGGACCGGCCGGACACCCCCGTGGACATCCACCCCCTGTCGGAGTCCCAGCGCGCCCTGTGGTCGCTCCACCGGGCGTACCCGGACCTGGGTGCCTACAACGTGCCGCTGTGCCTCAGGGTCACGGACCTGGACGTACCCCTCTTCGAGCAGGCGTGCCGGGCACTGGTGGCACGCCACCCGGTGCTCACCACCGTGATCCACCGGGAGGGGAACACCCCGCACCAGTCGGTCGACCCCGCCCGGGAACCGGACTTCGCCCGCGTGGACCTCACGGGGATCGCGGACGACGCCGAGGCGCTGGACGTCATCCGGCGCGAGGGCAAGCGCGCGTTCGCCATGGACGCCACCTCGCCCGGGGAAGCACAGGGGCTGTTCCGGGTCAGGGTGTTCGACCGCCCCGGCGACCGGACGATCGTCCTGATCACCGTGCACCACGTCATCTTCGACGGCACCTCGGCCACGCTGCTGCTGGACGCGCTCTTCGAGGCGTACGAGGAGCTGGCGGCCGGTCGCCGCCCGGCCGAGCACGGTACGGGCCGGGTGGCGTTCCACGACTTCGTCGGTGAGGAGCGGCGCACGCTGACCGAGCGGAGCCGGTCCGTGCTGCCGTACTGGCGCGAGCGGCTGGCCGCGCCGTTACCCGTTCTGGAGCTGCCCGCCGAGCGCCCGCACACGGAGGTGAAGGACCGCTTCGCCGGTGCGACCCACATCAGCCGCGTACCCGCCGAGCTGGCCGCACGGGTCAGGGAACTCGCCGCGCGGCGCCGGGTGTTCACCTCGTCCGTGCTGCTCACCGCCTACGCGGCGACCCTGACCTCGTACGCGGGGCAGAGCGAACTGGTGGTCGGGATGCCGCTGAACGAGCGCCGCGGCGACGGACTCGCCGGCGCCATGGGTCTGCTGGTCAACATGCTGCCCGTGCGCGTGGCCGTCCCGCCGGCCTCTTCGTTCGCCCGGCTCGTCGCCCGCGCCCAGCGGGACGCCGCCGACGACATGCTGCACGCCCATCCCTTCCCCGCCCTGGTCCGGGAGCTGGCCCCGGACGCCCGCCTGGGCCGCTCGCTGCTCTTCCAGACGGCCTTCGTCCATCAGGACGTCCTCGACGGCATCGCCGGCCCCGACCGGCCCTACCGGCTCGTCGAAGAGGTGCACCAGGAGGGCGAGTACGAGCTCTCGCTGGAGGTGTGGAACGGCGAGGAGGCGCTCACCCTCTACTGGACGTACCAGACCGAGCTCTACGCCCGGGACTTCGTCGAGGAGCTGGCGGACCGGTTCGTCCGCCTCCTGGCAGCGGTGTGCGAGGAGCCGGAGACCCCCCTGGCCGACATCCTCCCCCGCATCGCCGCCACCGCGTCCGGCGGCGAGCCCGGTGCCCGCGAAACGGCCGGCCCCGGGGCGCCCGCCCCCGCCCGCCGCGCGGACGGCACGGAACCCGGGGGCCCGGAGCTCACCGACGAGGCCCGGGCCCGGCAGCTCGCCTACTGGACCCGGCAGCTCGACGGGTGCGACCCCCATGTGTCGCTGCCGGCGGACCGGCCCAGGTCTACGGCGGGCGCCTACCGGGGCGCGCGGGAGCCGCTCAAGGTGCCGCTGGAGGTGTCCCGGCGGCTGGCGGAGGTCGCCGCACGGCACGACACCACCCTGTTCACGGCCCTGCTGACGACCTGTGCGCTGCTGCTCAACCGGTACACCGAGCAGACCGACCTCACCATCGGCACGACCGTCCCCGGCGGCGGCACCGGCACGCAGGTGATCCGCGCCGACCTCTCCGGCGATCCGGCCTTCGCCGCACTGCTCGGCCGGACCGCGGACGTGGTCCGCCGGGCCCGCGCCCACCGGGACGTACCGCTCGCGGCCGTGGTGGACGCCCTCGGCCTGCGGTCCGGCTCCGGCCGCTCACCCGCCTTCCAGGTGGCCTTCGACTTCCGGGAGGCACCTCCCGGCGGCCGGACGGAGCCGGTCGACGCGTCCGGCACCGTCCCCGCCGCGGGCCCGTGCGACATCGCGCTGGAACTGCGCGAGACGGCGGACGGGCCGGCGGGAGACCTGGTCTACGACGCCGGGCTGTTCGACCGGGAGACCGTCCGGCGCTTCGCCCGCAACTACGGCGCCCTGCTGCGCGCGGTCGTCGCCGCCCCGGACGAGCCGATCTCCCGGCTCGACGGCCTGGACGAGGCCGAACACCACCGGGTGCTCCACGAGTGGAACACCGTCCCGGCCGCAGCGCCCGCGCCCCGGTGCGTGCACGAGTGGTTCGAGGAGGTGGCGGCCGGGGCGCCGGACGCGGTGGCCGTGGAGTGCGAGGGGCGTGTCGTCCCGTACGGGGAGCTGAACGCCCGCGCCAACCGCCTGGCGCGCCATCTGCGCGGCCTCGGGGCCGGGCCGGAGGTGCCGGTGGCCCTGTGCCTGCCCCGGGGCGAGCAGCTCGTCGTGTGCGTCCTGGCGGTGCTGAAGGCGGGCGCGGCGTACGTGCCGCTGGACCCCGCCTCGCCGGCCGAGCGGCTGGCGTTCGTGCTGGAGGACGCGGCGCCGGGCGTCGTGGTGACCGACGGCGGGCTGCCCGAGGGGCTCTCGGCGCCGTCCGCGCCCGTGGTGGACTTGGCGGCGGACGCCTCGCGGTGGGCGGAGATGCCGTCCGAGGACCTGCCGGGCGCCGGGGTGTCGCCGTCGAACACGGCGTACGTCATCTACACGTCGGGTTCGACGGGCGTGCCCAAGGGGGTCGCGGTCGAGCACCGGAACGTGACGCGGCTGTTCACGTCGACCGCCGACTGGTTCCGCTTCGACGAGCACGACGTGTGGACCCTCTTCCACTCCTTCGCCTTCGACTTCTCCGTGTGGGAGATGTGGGGCGCTCTGCTGCACGGGGGACGGCTGGTGCTCGTGCCGCAGGCCGTCACGCGCGACCCGCACGCCTTCCACCGGCTGCTGCGCGCGTCGGGCGTCACCGTGCTGAACCAGACGCCCAGCGCCTTCCGGCAACTGATCGCGGCGCAGGGCGACGACGCCGCGCCGCACGCCCTGCGGGTCGTGGTCTTCGGCGGCGAGGCACTGGACGTGGCGTCGCTGAAGCCGTGGATGGACCGCCCGGTCAACCGGGAGACCGCCCTGGTCAACATGTACGGCATCACCGAGACGACCGTGCACGTGACGTACCGGCCGCTGTCCCCGGCGGACGCGGAGCGCCCGGTGAGCCCGATCGGCGCGCGCATCCCCGACCTGCGGACCTACGTCCTGGACCGGTACGGCCGCCCCGCGCCCATCGGCGCGGCCGGCGAGCTGTACGTGGGCGGCGCGGGCGTCGCCCGGGGGTACGTCAACCGGCCGGAGCTGACCGCGCGGCGGTTCGTCGACGATCCGTTCTGCGGGGAGCCCGGGGCCCGGATGTACCGGACCGGTGACCTGGCGCGGTGGCGTGCGGACGGCTCCCTGGAGTACCTCGGCCGCAACGACGACCAGGTCAAGATCCGCGGCTTCCGCATCGAACCGGGGGAGATCGAGGCACGCCTGGGCGAACACCCGGCCGTGGCCTCCTGCGCGGTGCTGGCCCGGGAGGACCAGCCCGGCGAGAAGCAGCTCGTGGCCTACGTCGTCCCGGACGGCCGGGCGCCGGGAACCGGCACGGACGGCGGGCCCGCACAGCTCCGCGAGGACCTGCTGCGACACCTGCGGCGGACGCTGCCCGCCTACATGGTCCCCCGCGCCCTCGTCACCCTCGACCGGCTGCCGCTGACCGGCAACGGAAAGCTCGACCGCAAGGCCCTTCCCGCACCCGGCATCGACGCCTACGCCGCACGCGGCTACACCGCCCCGGGCACCCCCACCGAGCGCGTCCTCGCTGCCGTGTGGGCCGGGCTGACGGGCCTGGACGAGGCCCGCATCGGTACCGGCGACAACTTCTTCGAACTGGGCGGGCACAGCCTTCTGATCGCCACCCTGATCGCGCGGCTGGCGGAGCACGGGCTCCACGCCACCGTGCGGGACGTGTTCGCCAGCCCCACCCTCGCCGACCTGGCGGCCCGGATCGACGGCGGCGCGCCCGCCGCCGCCGGCCACGAGGTCCCGGCCAATCTCATCCCGCCCGGCTGCGCACGCATCACCCCCGCGATGCTGCCGCTCGCCGGACTCACCCAGGCCGAGATCGACTCCGTCACCGCCCAGGTGCCCGGCGGCGCCCCCAACGTGCAGGACGTCTACCCGCTCGTGCCGTCCCAGGAGGGGATCCTCTTCCACCACCTGATGGACCCCGGGCGCGACCCGTACGTCATCCCCCTGCTGTTCGCCGTCCCCGACCAGCGGGTCTGCGACGACTTCGTGGCCGCCCTCCAGGCACTGGTGGACCGGCACGACGCGATGCGGACCGCCGTCGTCACCGAGGGCCTCTCCCAGGCCGTGCAGGTGGTCCTGCGCGAGGTACGCCTCGACGTGGAGCGGCGGACCCTCGACCCCGGCGAGGACGCCGAACGGCAGGCCCGCGCCTGGCTGGACGAACCCGGCAGCATGCGCCTGGACCAGGCGCCGCTGGTACGGCTCGCGATCGCCGCCGATCCGCACTCCGAGCGCCGCTTCCTGCTGTTCCGCGTGCACCATCTCATCGAGGACGCCACCTCGCTGCGGCTGATCTTCGACGAGCTGGCCACCCACATGGCGGGCCGCTCGGAACGCCTGGCGCCGCCCCCCGCCTACCGCGACTTCGTCGGCCACACCCTGCACCAGCTCGCGTCGAACGACGCCGAGGCGTACTTCCGGGCCGAACTGGCGGACGTCACCGAGCCGACCACGCCCTTCCACCTCGCCGACGTGCACGGCGACGGCAGCCGGGTCCACGACGTGCACCGCCCGCTGCCCGCCGGACTCACGCGCGAGCTGCGCGAACAGGCCCAGCGCCGGCGGCTCAGCCCGGCCACCCTCTTCCACGCCGCGTGGGCCCTCGTGGCCGCGGCGACCAGCGGACGCGACGACGTGGTCTTCGGCACGGTCCTGTCCAGGCGGCTCCAGGGCGTCACGGGCGTCGAGCGCATGCTGGGCAACTTCATCAACACGCTGCCCCTGCGGGTGCGGCTGCGCGACCGGAGCGTCAAGGACCTCGTCTCCGAGGTCGACGCCGGTCTGAAGGGGCTGATCCGCCATGAGCAGAGCGCCCTCACCCTCGCCCAGGGATGCAGCGGCCTCGACAGCGAGGCGGCGCTGTTCAGCTCCCTGATCAACTACCGCTATGTGGAGCCCCGCGACGGCCGCGACCCCGCCGGACTGGAGGACCTGGGCGTCACCCTGCTCGGCTGGCTGGACCGGACCAACTATCCGGTCGGCGTGTCGGTCGACGACACCGGAGCCGCCCTCTCCCTCAACGCCCAGGTCGACACCGTCCTGTCACCCGACGCCGTGCTCGACCAGATCGAGACGGCCCTGTCCGGGCTGCTCGCGGCCCTGGCCGCCGACGACGGCGCAGGCACCCGGGCCCTCGACATCGACGTCGTGCCCCCGGCCCAGCGCCGGCGCGAGCTGACCGAGTGGAACGACACCGCACGGCCCGCCGCCCACGACCGCTGCCTGGCCGAGCTGTTCGAGGAACAGGTGCGGGCGCGGCCGGACGCGACCGCCGTCGCGTACGGAGACCGGCGGCTGACCTACGCGCAGACGAACGCCCGCGCCAACCGCGTGGCGCACTACCTGCGCGAGCAGGGGGTCGGACCGGACACCCTCGTGGGACTGTGCGCCGAGCGCTCGCCCGACCTGGTGATCGGCCTGCTCGGCATCCTCAAGGCCGGCGGTGCCTACGTCCCCATCGACCCCGCCTACCCCCGGGAGCGCATCCGCGCCGTACGCGACGGCTCCGGCGTCCGGATCGTCCTCGGTCAGTCCCGGCTGTCCGAGGCCCTTCTCGACGGCACGGGCGACGGTGTCCCTCCCCTGGTCGTCCACCTCGACACCGGGGAACGCGCCGCCGACGGCACCGGGCCCGCCACCCAGGTCCTCGCCGGCCGCCCGGAGGACGACCTCCCCCCGGCCGAGACCGGCCTGCGGCCCGACCACCTCGCCTACGCCATCTTCACCTCCGGATCCACCGGGCGGCCCAAGGGCGTCCTCGTGGAGCAGCGCGGCGTGGTGCGGCTCGTGACCAATCCCGACTTCTTCGCCGCCGACGAGACCGATGTGGTCCTGCACCACTCCTCGATCGCGTTCGACGCCGGCTCCCAGGAGGTGCTCACCCCGCTCCTCAACGGCGGCCTGCTGGTCCTGCACGACGGCGACGCCAAGGACCCGGCGCGCCTGCTGGACACCGTGGAGCGCACCGGCGTCACCACCATGCTGCTGTCGGCCGCCTTCCTCCCGGCGTTCGCCGACGCCGCGGCCGGACGCGCCCTGTCCCTGCGCTGCCTGGCCGTCGTGGGCGACACGTTCTCGGCCCGGGACGTGCGCCGGCTGTACGCGGCGCACCCCGGTCTGACGGTGGTCAACGGCTACGGCCCCACCGAGAACAGCATCGCCTCCACCTACCACGTGATCCCCGCGGACATCGCCGAGGACACCGCCGTCCCCATCGGCCGGCCGGTGCCCCGGTCGACGGCGTACGTGCTCGACCGGAACCTGCGCCCGCTCCCGTGGGGCGCCGTCGGCGAACTGTGCGTCGGCGGCGCCGGGGTGGCCCGCGGCTATCTCGACGATCCCGAGCTGACGGCCGAACGGTTCGTCCGCGACCCCTTCTCCGAGGAGCCCGGCGCGCGGCTGTACCGCACCGGCGACCTGGCCCGCCGGCTCCCGGACGGCACCCTGGAGTTCCGCGGCCGCGTCGACGACCAGGTCAAGGTCCGCGGTTACCGGGTGGAGCCCGGCGAGATCGAGACGGTGCTGCACGCCCACCCCGCCGTGCACAGCGCCGTGGTGACCACCCGTTCCCTCGGCGGCACCCAGCAGCTCGTCGCCCATGTGCGCCCGGCGGCACAGTGGCTCGACGGCGTCGCCCGGCAGGAGAACCGCGACCGCCTGCGGCAGTGGCAGGACCTCTTCGAGGACCGGTACTGCACCGACGGGCCGGACGCGCGGGACACCGGCGGCGCCCCGGCACCGGCCGCGGACGACCTCGACCTGGCGGGCTGGAGCAGCAGTTACACGGGGGAGAGCATCCCCGCCGACGAGATGCTGGAGTGGATCGACGGCACGGTCCGGCGGATCCACGCGCTGCGCCCCCGGCGACTGCTGGAGGTCGGCTGCGGCACCGGGCTGCTGCTCTTCCGCTACGCGGACGCCTGCGAGGCCGTCCACGCCGTCGACCTGTCCGCCTCGGCCCTGACCGGCGTCCGGCGCGGCGTGGAGCGCCGGGGCTGGACGCACGTCACCCTCGCCCAGGGCGACGCGCGCACGTTCACCGTGCCGGAGGGGACGGAGAAGTTCGACACCGTCGTCGTCAACTCCGTCGTGCAGTACTTCCCCAACCGGCTCTACCTGGAGGAGGTCGTCGAGCGGCTGCTGCCGTTCGTCGCCGAGGGGGGACGCATCCTCTTCGGCGACGTGCGCAACCTCGACCTGTTCTCCGCCCATGTGTGCGCCGTCGAACGCAGCCGGCTGTCCGCGCCGGCCCCGGCCGCGGCCCTCGAACGCCAGGTGCGGCGCCGGCGCCGGCAGGAGACGGAACTGCTGGTCAGTCCCACCTACTTCGCCCGGCTCCCCGAGCGGCTCTCGGGGATCGGCGCGGTGGACATCGCCGTCAAGCGCGGCACCGGCGACAACGAGATGCTCGGTTACCGCTACGACGTCGTCCTCACCAAGGGCCCCGCGGCACCCGAGGCGGAGCTGCCGTGGCTGGACGCCGCCACCGCGGACGAGCTGCGGGCGCTGCTCGCCGAGGGCCGGTACCGCCGCTTCGGGGTGACCGGCCTGACCAACCCGCAGATCGCCGACGACGTCCGGGTGAGCCAGGGCCTCGCCCACTGGCCCGCCCAGCGGCAGGTGGCACCGCTCACCGGCGGCCGCCGCCTGTCCCCGGAGGCGTCTCAGCGGGTGGCGGAGCTGGAAGCCGCGCTCCGGTACGCCGAGGAACTGGGCTACCACGTCGCGGTGACGTGGTCCCAGGACCGGCTGGACGGGCTCGACCTGCGCTTCGCCCAGGGCGAGCCGCCGCGCGCCCTGGCCCGCGCCCCCTACCGCGCCTCCCGGATGACGAACGTGCCGCAGATCGCGGACACCGGCCGCGCACTGACCCGCACCCTCAAGGAGTACCTGTCCGGCAGGGTGCCCGAGTATCTGGTGCCCCACGTCTTCGTGGCCCTCGAAGAGCTGCCGCTCACCCCCAACGGAAAGGTCGACAAGCGGGCGCTGCCGGCACCGGAGGAGACCGACGTCCACCGGGAGAGCTACCTCGCGCCCCGCAACGACCTGGAGCACACCCTGTGCCGGCTGGCCGGCGACGTCCTGGAGCTGGAACGCGTCGGCCTCCAGGACACCTTCCTCGACCTCGGCGGCCACTCCCTGCTCGCCACCCGGTTGACCATGCGGGTGAAGCAGGAGACCGGCCTGGAGCTGTCCTTGCAGACGCTGCTCTCCGGGGCCACCCTCGGTGAGCTGGCCCGGGAGCTGGAGAGCGCGGCCCCCGCCCCGGCGTCCGGGGCGGTGCCCCTGCTGCCCGGCACCGACCCGGGCACCGAGGCCCCGCTCGCCCTCCAGCAGAGCGAACTGTGGTTCCTCGCCCCGGCCGGGCACCCCGGGCCCTCGTACGACAACGTGCAGGTGGCCCACCGGATCATCGGCCGGCTGGACCGCGACGCGTACGCCCGTGCCTACGGCGTGCTCGTCGAACGCCACGCGATCCTGCGCACCGGCTACGTCCGGCACCCGGACGCCACCGTCACCCAGCGCGTCCACGACGCCGCCGGGTTCACCGTCGCCTTCGAGAAGGCCGCCGGGGAGCGCGCCGTCACCGAATGGCTGCGGGCCGAACGGGCCCGGCCGTTCCGGCCGGAGGACCGGTACATGCTGCGCGTGCACCTCCTGACCCTCTCGGAGTACGAGCACATCGCCGTGGTCACCCGGCCCTGGGGCATCTTCGACGGCACGTCCGCCGGCGTCCTCATGGCCGAACTGGACGCCCTGTACCGGGCGCTGAGCGAGGGGTCCGAGCCGTCCCTGCCGGCACCCTCCCTCCAGTACGCCGACTTCGCCCGCTGGCAGCACCGCGCCGTGGACGACGCGGCGCGCGAGCGGCAGCGGGCGTACTGGCGCTCGCGACTGGCCGGACTGCCCGCGTGCGTCTCGCTGGACACCGACTACCGGCGGCCCGCTGTCAAGTCGTACCGGGGTTCGTCCGTCGGGCTGCGGGTGCCGCTGGAGGTGCTCGACCTGCTCCGCGGCTTCGGCCGGGAACGCGGCGGCACGCTGTACATGACGCTGCTGTCGGCGTTCGCGGCGCTGCTCGGCGCGTACACCCGGGACCGCGACCTGGCCATCGGATCGCCGGTGACCAACCGTCCCCGTCCCGAACTGGAGTCCCTGGTCGGATACTTCGTCAACCTGCTGGTGATGCGGCTGGAGACGGCGGACGACCAGCGCTTCGACGACCTGCTGGCCCAGACCGCGCGGGTCACCGCGGCCGCCCATGAGCACAAGGACGTCCCGTTCGCGGACATCGTCGCGGAGCTCGTGCCCGAGCCCGACCCGGCGCACTCGCCGCTCTTCCAGATCATGTTCAACCTCGTCCCCGCGGCCGGACCGGCCGCACCGGACGGCGGTCTCGGCAGCGGCCTGGCGTCCGTGCCGGTGCCCGTCGACACCGAGGTGGCCAAGTTCGACCTCCATCTGGCCCTCCGGGAGACCCCCACGGGGCTGGAGGGGCGGCTGGAGTACAGCACCGACCTGTTCGCGCGGACCACGGCCGAGGCGATGGCGGCGGCCTACGAGCGGCTGCTGCTGAAGATCGTCACGCTCCCGGGGGCGAGCCTGGAGCAGTTGCGCCGGGCGGCGGTGGACGGCGCCCCGGGACGGACCGACTGA